TTGCTGAAGTCGGTGGAGAAAGAACCGCAGTGGCGTCCGCGAGAGAGTAAGACCACGGGCGATGAGCAGGGCGAGCCGCCCAGCACCGCGTCGATGAAGCGGCTCTGGCTCCTCTTCGCGGGCCTAGGCGTCGTGGTTGCCGCGACGGGCTGGGTCGTGGCGCGTGCAGGGCTCGGGCTTGTCGATGCGACGGGAATGCCCTCAGGGGTGGCTGGCTTCACGATCACCACCGCGATCTCCTCGTTGCCAGAGCTCATCACCTTGATCGCTGCCGTGCGGATGGGTTCCATCACGATGGGGGTCGGCAACATCATCGGCGGCAATGTCTTTGACACGCTCATGATCGCGGTGGCCGATCTGTTCTTTGTGAAGGGATCCATCTATGCGCACGTGGGCCCCACGTCGATCGTGCTGCTCGGAGGAACGATCCTCATCTCTGCTGTGCTCGCGCTCGGCCTGGTGGTCAGGGACACGAGGGGCATCGGCTTCGAGGGCTTCGCGATACCGGCGATATACCTCGGAACGGTTGCCTTCGCCATCGCCGCATCGTAAAACGGCTGGTCGCGCCGTACGCTACGTGCATGACACGGATCATCGCTGGCGACGTCGGTGGGCGCCGAATCGCGGTGCCGAAGACGGGCACAAGGCCCACCTCTGATCGAGTGCGCGAAGCGATCTTCTCGCGCCTCGACCACGCCGACGCTCTGCGCGGGGCCCACGTTGTCGACCTCTTTGCGGGTTCAGGAGCGCTTGGTATCGAGGCATTGAGCAGGGGCGCCGCGCATGCGACTTTCGTGGAATCGGCGACGCCTGCGGTGCGGGTCATCGAGTCGAACATCAAACAGGTCGGACTGGGGACTCGCGCCACCATCGTGCGCGAGAAGGCCTTGCCATACCTGGCACGGGCATCGGCCGAGTGGACGATCGCATTCCTCGACCCGCCCTACGACATCGCCCACGGTGACTTGGTGCCTGTTTTGGAAGCCTTGGTGCCGCGCCTCGCAAGCCACGCAACCGTCGTCCTCGAAATGTCGACAAGAAGGACGGCCCCCGCCTGGCCGCACGGCCTCGACCTCATTCAGAGCAAGGCGTACGGCGAGACGACCGTCTACTTTGCCGAGCACGTGCGCTAAGTTGCCGATTATGGCCACCGTCGTCTTTCCAGGATCCTTCGACCCGATCACGTTGGGGCACGTCGATATCGCCGTGCGTGCCCGCCAACTGTTCGACCGCGTCGTCATCGCCGTCGCCCACAACTCCACCAAGTCGCCGCTGTTGGACGTCGACGTACGTGTGCAGGTGGCCCAGTTGGCCGTGTCGCACGTCGATGGTGTTGAGGTGGCCGCGACGGACGGGCTGCTCGTCGACTTTTGTGAGGCCCAGGGTGCCGTCGCCATCGTCAAGGGCCTACGCGGAGGCGCTGACTACGACGTGGAACGCCCCATGGCGCTCATGAACCGCTCGCTCACAGGGATCGAGACGGTCCTTCTCACGGGCGACAGTGCCTTGTCGCACGTCGCCTCGTCGCTCGTCAGAGACGTGGCGAGGCATGGGGGAGACATCTCGGCATATGTTCCGCCGGGCGTCGAGGCGGCAGTTCTCGAGGCGCTGCGAGACGGTCGCTGAGTCTGCAGTTTGAGTTCAGGTGCTGCCATCCCGTAAGATCGTCTGCTGGCCCGCCGGTCACTACCGGGCCGAGGT
The Demequina sp. TMPB413 DNA segment above includes these coding regions:
- a CDS encoding sodium:calcium antiporter — its product is MNDAWPLLPSVGALVVSVAVLAFAGTRLAWVADDIAERTGMGKATAGALLLGGVTSLTGIVTTATGALAGEADFALANPLGGVAIQSVWIAIADLMYRRANLEHAAASLPNLLQSMVLVALLSLPIIAYATPQVAWGWFHPLTLAIPAFYFYGLRLLKSVEKEPQWRPRESKTTGDEQGEPPSTASMKRLWLLFAGLGVVVAATGWVVARAGLGLVDATGMPSGVAGFTITTAISSLPELITLIAAVRMGSITMGVGNIIGGNVFDTLMIAVADLFFVKGSIYAHVGPTSIVLLGGTILISAVLALGLVVRDTRGIGFEGFAIPAIYLGTVAFAIAAS
- the rsmD gene encoding 16S rRNA (guanine(966)-N(2))-methyltransferase RsmD translates to MTRIIAGDVGGRRIAVPKTGTRPTSDRVREAIFSRLDHADALRGAHVVDLFAGSGALGIEALSRGAAHATFVESATPAVRVIESNIKQVGLGTRATIVREKALPYLARASAEWTIAFLDPPYDIAHGDLVPVLEALVPRLASHATVVLEMSTRRTAPAWPHGLDLIQSKAYGETTVYFAEHVR
- the coaD gene encoding pantetheine-phosphate adenylyltransferase, which encodes MATVVFPGSFDPITLGHVDIAVRARQLFDRVVIAVAHNSTKSPLLDVDVRVQVAQLAVSHVDGVEVAATDGLLVDFCEAQGAVAIVKGLRGGADYDVERPMALMNRSLTGIETVLLTGDSALSHVASSLVRDVARHGGDISAYVPPGVEAAVLEALRDGR